The Candidatus Methylacidithermus pantelleriae genome window below encodes:
- a CDS encoding acyl-CoA desaturase yields MSQTNTTGKRKIHWLNFFFLTGTLVAAAVGVPLYLWVFGWDWYQFALFVLFFILTGLSITLGYHRLYSHHAFEAAWPIKLFTILFGAATFQGTVIEWASDHRYHHKFVDRDGDPYDVTKGFFHAHIGWLLYGENRNNADNVRDLLADPFASWQKRYYVPLAVGMGIVLPTLLGFLYKGPVGALGGFLIPGIARIVFVQHMTFFINSLCHMVGRRPYSIHCTCRDSWVLALVTFGEGYHNFHHAFAYDYRNGVLPWQWDPTKWAIWILHRLGLVWNLKKARPEAILLARLHVLGETLQAKLAQWRQKAARLPVSFQNGLFQVESTLARWKDYWSNPEKRKELSEEILKTAVRELERADAFLRRLDRVRWASTG; encoded by the coding sequence ATGTCGCAAACAAACACAACAGGAAAACGAAAAATCCATTGGCTTAACTTCTTTTTTTTAACTGGGACGCTTGTCGCGGCGGCGGTAGGGGTACCTCTCTACCTATGGGTTTTCGGCTGGGATTGGTACCAATTTGCCCTGTTTGTTCTTTTCTTCATCCTGACCGGGTTGAGTATTACCCTGGGGTACCATCGGCTTTATTCTCATCATGCGTTTGAGGCGGCTTGGCCGATTAAGCTTTTTACCATACTGTTTGGAGCCGCCACCTTCCAAGGAACTGTTATCGAATGGGCATCTGATCACCGGTATCACCATAAGTTTGTGGATCGTGATGGCGATCCTTACGATGTGACGAAAGGGTTCTTTCATGCTCATATTGGTTGGCTGCTCTACGGGGAAAACAGGAATAACGCTGACAACGTTCGAGATCTCCTCGCTGATCCATTCGCGTCCTGGCAGAAGCGCTACTATGTGCCCCTAGCTGTCGGGATGGGGATCGTTTTGCCCACACTTCTCGGTTTTCTTTACAAGGGGCCTGTTGGAGCGTTGGGTGGTTTTCTTATCCCGGGGATTGCAAGGATAGTCTTTGTGCAGCACATGACCTTTTTCATCAATTCGTTGTGCCATATGGTGGGCAGACGGCCTTATTCGATCCATTGTACGTGCCGCGATAGCTGGGTGTTGGCCCTGGTTACCTTCGGGGAAGGGTACCATAATTTCCACCATGCCTTCGCGTACGACTATCGGAACGGGGTACTCCCGTGGCAGTGGGATCCTACCAAGTGGGCGATTTGGATTCTGCATCGCCTTGGGCTTGTGTGGAACTTGAAAAAAGCGCGCCCCGAAGCAATCCTTTTGGCTCGCCTGCATGTGTTAGGAGAGACCCTGCAGGCAAAACTTGCGCAGTGGCGCCAGAAGGCTGCACGGCTTCCCGTTTCGTTCCAAAACGGGCTTTTTCAGGTCGAATCTACGCTGGCTCGGTGGAAAGATTACTGGTCAAATCCCGAGAAACGCAAGGAGCTTTCGGAAGAGATCCTGAAAACGGCCGTTCGAGAGCTGGAACGAGCCGACGCATTCCTCCGTCGTCTGGATCGGGTTCGGTGGGCTTCCACTGGATAG
- the speE gene encoding polyamine aminopropyltransferase gives MNWLLERLHPDLFRGVALESIVYSGRTQFQEVSIVDTPSFGRLLLLDGKTQSSELDEFVYHEALVHPALVAHPHPVSVFIGGGGEGATAREALRHRTVQNVTMIDIDQEVVELCRKYFPEFSRGVFENPRFDFRVADARRFLEEEERLYDVIILDLTDPVEEGPSVFLYTKEFYELLRNRLTREGIVVTQAGPATLLNYQEVFSPVFRTFKEVFPVVRAYTVPMLSFGFTWGFVMGSLGRDPAAMEASEVDRILEARGVQEELRFYDGIQHIGLFSLPRYLRIRLESETRVVTQAHPTFLF, from the coding sequence TTGAATTGGTTGTTGGAGAGACTCCATCCGGATCTGTTTCGTGGAGTTGCCCTAGAGAGTATCGTTTACAGTGGGCGAACCCAGTTCCAGGAAGTTTCCATTGTTGACACCCCTTCGTTCGGGCGGTTGTTGCTGCTCGACGGAAAAACGCAATCTTCCGAGCTTGATGAGTTTGTCTATCACGAAGCGCTGGTTCACCCCGCCCTCGTAGCTCATCCTCATCCTGTTTCGGTGTTTATTGGCGGTGGCGGAGAGGGAGCTACAGCCCGGGAAGCTTTGCGTCATCGAACGGTGCAGAACGTAACCATGATTGACATTGACCAGGAAGTAGTAGAACTCTGCCGGAAGTACTTTCCAGAATTTTCCCGAGGGGTCTTTGAAAACCCTCGGTTCGACTTCCGGGTCGCTGATGCCAGAAGGTTTTTAGAAGAGGAAGAACGTCTTTACGATGTGATCATTCTGGATCTCACGGATCCTGTTGAAGAAGGACCTTCGGTCTTTCTTTACACGAAAGAGTTTTATGAACTCCTCCGGAACCGTCTAACCCGGGAAGGGATCGTCGTCACACAAGCCGGTCCTGCAACGCTTTTGAATTATCAGGAAGTCTTTTCACCGGTCTTCCGAACCTTTAAGGAGGTTTTCCCGGTGGTACGCGCCTACACGGTCCCTATGCTTTCCTTTGGATTCACATGGGGTTTTGTGATGGGCAGTCTGGGAAGGGATCCGGCGGCAATGGAGGCTAGCGAAGTGGACCGGATTTTGGAGGCCCGTGGTGTCCAGGAAGAACTGCGCTTTTACGATGGGATTCAACACATAGGGCTTTTTTCCCTGCCCCGTTATCTTCGAATCCGACTCGAGTCAGAGACTCGCGTGGTGACGCAAGCCCATCCCACCTTTCTTTTTTAG
- the speD gene encoding adenosylmethionine decarboxylase, whose amino-acid sequence MDALGIHLIIELKGCNPRLLDDLPYVEETLLEAAKLANTRVIGKFFHKFSPVGVTGIVAIAESHLCIHTWPEYGYAAVDMFTCKLDFESDKIVNYLLWRLRCVHPEVKFLERGKPPFPHISQVTPCTKEN is encoded by the coding sequence TTGGACGCACTGGGGATCCACCTGATTATCGAGCTCAAGGGTTGCAATCCCCGGCTGCTGGACGATCTGCCGTATGTGGAAGAGACCCTTCTTGAAGCAGCCAAGCTGGCAAACACCCGTGTTATCGGAAAATTTTTCCACAAGTTTTCCCCGGTGGGTGTTACGGGGATTGTGGCCATTGCGGAAAGCCACCTGTGTATCCACACATGGCCTGAGTATGGATACGCAGCGGTCGATATGTTTACTTGCAAGCTGGATTTTGAATCAGACAAGATCGTTAACTATCTTTTGTGGCGGCTGCGGTGTGTTCATCCGGAAGTAAAGTTTCTTGAGCGAGGTAAACCTCCGTTTCCTCACATCTCTCAGGTAACTCCATGTACGAAGGAAAATTGA
- a CDS encoding DoxX family protein, with translation MGNCEVLRAKHWLQELLWGFLYEDPGRRLGLKRSDKKLEYQVRKNMKGYQEIFYLLGRILLSQIFLLSAIHKILTWQTTVGWVASRGLPAASWLLGVAVVVELFGGLSLLLGWRLVLGASLLLIYLIGVTFLFHSFWTFQGAERQMQSIMFLKNLAIGGGLCLLVSMGSRQGG, from the coding sequence ATGGGAAACTGCGAAGTTTTGCGAGCCAAGCATTGGTTGCAAGAGTTACTTTGGGGATTCCTGTATGAAGATCCAGGCAGGAGGTTGGGGTTGAAAAGGAGCGATAAAAAGCTAGAGTATCAAGTAAGAAAAAATATGAAAGGTTACCAAGAGATTTTTTACCTATTGGGAAGGATTTTGCTTTCACAGATTTTTCTTCTTAGCGCTATACATAAAATATTGACCTGGCAAACGACGGTGGGATGGGTAGCTTCTCGGGGGCTTCCTGCGGCTAGTTGGCTTCTGGGCGTAGCTGTGGTGGTAGAGCTTTTCGGGGGCCTTTCCCTTCTGTTGGGATGGCGGCTTGTGCTGGGGGCCTCTCTTTTACTGATCTATCTTATTGGTGTGACGTTTCTTTTTCATTCATTTTGGACGTTCCAGGGGGCGGAACGGCAGATGCAGTCGATCATGTTTTTGAAAAATCTCGCAATCGGCGGTGGGTTGTGCCTGCTCGTTAGCATGGGCTCTCGGCAGGGGGGATAG
- the folK gene encoding 2-amino-4-hydroxy-6-hydroxymethyldihydropteridine diphosphokinase, which translates to MGIGIGTNLGNRQHQMARAIAFLHSLSEGHFLCSSIWETEPVDCPAGSPKFLNAVAEIETRKPPRELLSLFQTYEKVAGRRPSKERNSPRTIDLDILYYGNLMLAEPDLVIPHPRASVRLFVLGPLSEICPTLVLPGQTRTVEELYRELLQNHPSVGPTGKANR; encoded by the coding sequence GTGGGAATTGGCATCGGGACCAATCTGGGCAATCGTCAGCACCAGATGGCACGGGCCATCGCGTTTCTTCACTCCTTAAGCGAAGGTCACTTCCTCTGCTCCTCGATATGGGAAACAGAACCGGTTGATTGTCCCGCGGGTTCTCCCAAGTTTCTCAATGCCGTTGCGGAAATAGAGACAAGAAAGCCCCCCCGCGAGCTCCTTTCCCTATTCCAAACCTATGAAAAGGTGGCTGGGCGTCGACCTTCCAAGGAACGGAATAGTCCGAGAACCATCGATTTGGATATTCTTTACTATGGAAACCTCATGCTGGCCGAGCCCGATCTGGTCATTCCCCATCCTCGCGCCAGCGTCCGACTGTTTGTGCTGGGCCCTCTTTCCGAGATCTGCCCCACCCTAGTCCTTCCTGGGCAAACACGAACCGTAGAAGAACTGTACCGTGAACTCCTTCAAAATCACCCCTCAGTGGGTCCGACAGGCAAAGCAAACCGGTAG
- the panB gene encoding 3-methyl-2-oxobutanoate hydroxymethyltransferase: MNSFKITPQWVRQAKQTGRRLAVLTAYDYPTARLLDEAGIPVILVGDSLGMVVLGFPDTTYVTLEHMIHHTAAVSRAVRRALLVADLPYGTYPNPREALTNTRKLLEAGAQAVKLEGGRTVKPQVEALVKEGISVMGHIGMLPQRIREEGGYRKKGKTPEEVDALQRDAEALVEAGVFSLVLESVVPEVAQKISRAVPIPTLGIGSGPNCDGQVRVLSDLLGLYPWFRPKFAQPYEHLAEAIRRAALTFQEEVEKGGPS; encoded by the coding sequence GTGAACTCCTTCAAAATCACCCCTCAGTGGGTCCGACAGGCAAAGCAAACCGGTAGGCGCCTCGCGGTACTCACCGCCTATGATTATCCCACTGCCCGCCTCCTGGACGAGGCGGGAATCCCGGTTATTTTGGTGGGCGACTCGCTTGGCATGGTAGTGTTAGGCTTTCCTGACACCACCTATGTCACCTTGGAGCACATGATCCACCATACAGCAGCCGTATCCCGGGCAGTCCGCCGAGCTCTCCTCGTCGCAGACCTTCCCTACGGAACCTATCCCAACCCGCGGGAAGCCCTGACCAATACCCGCAAACTCTTGGAGGCTGGAGCCCAGGCGGTCAAACTCGAAGGCGGGAGAACCGTGAAGCCCCAGGTTGAAGCACTCGTAAAGGAGGGTATTTCTGTGATGGGCCATATTGGGATGCTTCCTCAACGGATCCGGGAGGAAGGCGGATACCGAAAAAAGGGGAAAACCCCGGAAGAGGTCGACGCACTGCAAAGGGACGCAGAAGCGCTGGTAGAGGCAGGGGTATTTAGCCTCGTTTTGGAATCCGTGGTTCCCGAGGTCGCCCAAAAGATCTCCCGGGCAGTTCCCATTCCTACCCTAGGGATTGGCTCAGGACCCAACTGCGACGGGCAGGTTCGGGTTCTTTCCGATCTCCTGGGTCTTTACCCCTGGTTCCGACCCAAGTTTGCGCAGCCCTACGAACACCTAGCCGAAGCGATTCGTCGAGCCGCCCTTACCTTCCAAGAGGAAGTCGAAAAAGGGGGACCGAGCTAG
- a CDS encoding glycosyltransferase family 4 protein, whose protein sequence is MTNRDIAIVMVNSIGKGGGTDDQSLLLSRGLRQLGYSVELVAPPASWLWEEAERWGIPRKPAARTKGGLIGQLRRLASSTGARCILHAHHGRDYWPVVVAAHSLLPRPKIVLSRHLAKSPGSFASRLWLLSLVDAFVAVSRFTGQVLREGRMELASPEPERRFRPGMRGDAQKIRVILGGIDPQRFSPGEGSSFRKRWGIGPEEFLFVLVGNCDRPRGKGQLLLLEATRRLRASFPQARWRCALVGRGSLESILRDRVAQWGLKGQIILWPYEERIEEVYRAADCLVHPGGGTEAFGLVIVQAFACGIPVIAGRLDGIPEAFEIGQCGRLVDPDSVEDLAQAMAETMQKGRLAWEEKIRLHRRVASAFSYEKFAGEMADLYAELFRVGLRRS, encoded by the coding sequence GTGACTAACCGAGATATTGCCATCGTGATGGTCAACTCGATAGGAAAGGGGGGTGGAACCGATGACCAGTCTCTCCTTTTGAGTCGTGGCCTTCGACAACTGGGCTATTCCGTCGAGCTGGTTGCTCCACCGGCGTCCTGGCTTTGGGAAGAAGCGGAGCGCTGGGGGATACCCCGTAAGCCTGCCGCACGGACCAAGGGAGGGCTTATTGGGCAGCTTCGCAGACTTGCTTCCAGCACAGGCGCTCGCTGTATCCTTCACGCTCATCACGGCCGGGATTACTGGCCGGTGGTCGTTGCCGCGCACAGTCTTTTACCCAGGCCCAAAATTGTCCTTTCCCGTCACCTCGCCAAAAGTCCTGGTTCTTTCGCAAGCCGTTTGTGGCTTTTGAGTTTGGTCGATGCCTTTGTAGCCGTGTCCCGGTTCACGGGCCAAGTCTTGCGGGAAGGAAGGATGGAGTTGGCCTCACCCGAGCCAGAGAGGCGTTTTCGGCCTGGCATGCGGGGAGACGCCCAAAAAATTCGGGTAATTCTTGGGGGTATCGATCCGCAACGCTTTTCCCCTGGAGAGGGTTCTTCCTTCCGAAAACGCTGGGGGATAGGCCCTGAGGAATTTCTTTTTGTACTGGTGGGCAACTGCGATCGCCCTAGGGGCAAGGGGCAACTCCTTTTGTTGGAAGCGACTCGGCGGCTCAGGGCCTCTTTCCCTCAAGCGCGCTGGCGTTGTGCCCTGGTGGGCAGGGGTTCCTTGGAATCCATCCTCAGGGACAGGGTCGCACAATGGGGGTTGAAAGGCCAAATCATTCTCTGGCCCTATGAAGAACGAATTGAGGAGGTCTATCGGGCAGCTGACTGCCTGGTGCATCCTGGGGGAGGAACGGAGGCTTTTGGGCTAGTCATTGTCCAGGCTTTTGCCTGTGGAATTCCGGTAATTGCCGGCCGGCTGGATGGCATTCCGGAGGCATTTGAGATTGGACAATGCGGGCGACTTGTGGATCCGGACTCGGTCGAGGACCTGGCACAAGCCATGGCTGAAACGATGCAGAAAGGAAGGCTAGCCTGGGAAGAGAAAATCCGGCTCCATAGGCGGGTAGCCAGTGCGTTTTCCTACGAAAAGTTTGCTGGTGAAATGGCCGATCTTTACGCCGAGCTTTTCCGGGTTGGTTTGCGTCGTTCGTGA
- a CDS encoding glycosyltransferase family 2 protein gives METVQPTLSVVLVTRDTCWLTCQALESLYAESKETAVEVVVVDNGSADGTLEIVEKRFPQVQTIRFTRNAGFAKAANEGARRTTGRYLLFLNSDVYLLPGSISCALAWMEKLPSCGVVGAQLYHEDGRPQNSIAPFPNFLTELLGRSLVRRLFPSFYRGKERRPTQPLPVDSIIGAFFLVRREVWEKLGGFDEGFFFFLEETDFCRRAWDAGYAVYHLPEVAVRHRQGATAKQWELPARIEYWRSRYRYFRLHAPAWERGMVFAILPVRLFLECVGDTLFVLGSLGRIPKWRRRARVRWGILGWHVRGCPPTEGLPRD, from the coding sequence ATGGAGACCGTACAACCCACTCTTTCCGTTGTCCTGGTGACCCGGGACACCTGTTGGTTGACTTGCCAGGCGCTTGAGTCCCTGTATGCCGAGTCAAAGGAGACGGCGGTTGAAGTGGTCGTGGTTGATAACGGTTCTGCCGACGGTACCCTTGAGATCGTAGAGAAACGCTTCCCCCAGGTTCAAACCATTCGCTTTACCCGGAATGCTGGGTTTGCCAAGGCGGCCAATGAGGGGGCGCGTCGTACGACAGGACGCTATCTTCTTTTCCTTAACTCCGATGTCTACCTCTTACCCGGGAGTATTTCTTGTGCCCTTGCTTGGATGGAAAAGCTACCGTCCTGTGGGGTGGTGGGCGCCCAGCTCTACCACGAGGATGGGAGGCCTCAGAATTCGATTGCTCCCTTTCCGAATTTCCTTACGGAGCTTTTGGGAAGATCTCTTGTACGCCGGCTCTTTCCCAGCTTCTATCGAGGCAAGGAACGGAGGCCGACGCAACCACTACCGGTCGACTCAATCATTGGGGCCTTTTTTCTTGTGCGCCGGGAGGTATGGGAAAAACTGGGCGGATTTGATGAAGGTTTCTTTTTCTTTCTGGAGGAAACAGATTTCTGCCGGAGAGCTTGGGATGCCGGCTATGCAGTCTACCACCTACCGGAGGTGGCGGTAAGGCACCGCCAGGGTGCTACGGCCAAGCAGTGGGAGTTGCCGGCTCGGATTGAGTACTGGCGCTCGCGGTATCGGTATTTCCGTTTGCATGCCCCTGCCTGGGAACGGGGAATGGTGTTTGCGATCCTCCCGGTGCGTCTGTTTCTGGAGTGCGTAGGGGACACGCTTTTTGTCCTGGGCTCCCTTGGTAGGATCCCCAAGTGGCGAAGGAGAGCTCGGGTCCGCTGGGGGATTTTGGGGTGGCATGTGCGCGGTTGTCCCCCCACGGAGGGCCTTCCTCGTGACTAA
- a CDS encoding glycosyltransferase family 2 protein yields MEPLPISVTMIACNEAHNLPRSLGSVAGWVREIIVVINDCTDLTAEVALSLGARVEERPWTCRRDQKNVALSLATQPWILALDADEEVSAELRKDIFLFFQEDHLHWDGAEFPRRTWFLNRWILHGDWYPDYSLRLFRKDRGTWGGSSEHDRVLLDGRIKRLRGDLLHYSFPTVTANLSKIVTFAEAFGREKLQEGKQWSLAETLFRTFWRFFRSYILRLGFLDGYPGFYIAWMTAVATLVRYSKLYELQRARAPEKTE; encoded by the coding sequence ATGGAACCGCTCCCTATTTCTGTCACAATGATCGCTTGTAACGAGGCTCACAATCTTCCCCGTAGCCTCGGAAGTGTTGCAGGTTGGGTCCGGGAGATCATCGTGGTCATTAATGATTGCACCGACCTAACAGCCGAAGTGGCTCTTTCATTGGGAGCCCGAGTGGAAGAGCGACCCTGGACGTGTCGCAGGGATCAGAAAAATGTGGCTTTGAGTCTAGCCACCCAACCCTGGATTCTCGCATTGGACGCCGACGAGGAGGTGTCTGCAGAGCTTCGGAAGGACATTTTTCTTTTTTTTCAAGAGGACCACCTGCATTGGGACGGAGCGGAATTTCCCCGAAGAACGTGGTTCCTTAACCGATGGATTCTTCATGGAGACTGGTACCCAGATTATAGCCTGCGGCTTTTTCGCAAGGACCGTGGCACCTGGGGAGGAAGCTCCGAGCATGATCGAGTGCTTCTGGACGGCCGGATCAAGCGCCTTCGAGGTGACCTTCTCCACTACTCTTTTCCGACCGTGACCGCTAATCTATCGAAAATCGTTACCTTTGCGGAAGCCTTCGGAAGGGAAAAGCTTCAGGAGGGTAAACAGTGGTCGTTGGCCGAAACTCTTTTTCGAACATTTTGGAGATTTTTTCGCTCGTACATCCTCCGGCTCGGATTTCTGGATGGCTATCCGGGTTTTTACATTGCCTGGATGACAGCCGTAGCCACGCTAGTGCGGTATTCCAAGCTCTATGAGCTCCAACGAGCTCGAGCCCCTGAGAAAACCGAATGA
- the pqqA gene encoding pyrroloquinoline quinone precursor peptide PqqA: MAWERPDFEEVNLSMEVTTYVFVA, translated from the coding sequence ATGGCTTGGGAGAGACCCGACTTTGAGGAAGTGAACCTCTCGATGGAAGTGACCACGTACGTTTTTGTAGCCTAA
- the pqqB gene encoding pyrroloquinoline quinone biosynthesis protein PqqB: MELIVLGSAAGGGVPQWNCACSNCRQARLDRQAQRTQSSVAVSADRSQWVLCNASPDVRVQLALAEELSPQEGGLRGTPIRAVALTDAQIDHTVGLLSLREGSRLEVICTPEVERLLREDFPIFPTLEKYLSLTIWHYPVTIGNLSIEALDLEGSPPPYAAGKATCGQVVALSLFSPEGKQVVYAPALPKISPAFVSFVSGAHCLLVDGTFWSENELPSLGVHTRTAREMGHLPIAGPEGSLRWLAKLEVPKKIYVHINNTNPILDPLSKERAHVESQGLTIASDGMKIRV; this comes from the coding sequence ATGGAGCTCATCGTCCTTGGTTCAGCTGCCGGGGGAGGAGTTCCGCAGTGGAACTGCGCGTGTAGCAATTGCCGCCAGGCTCGACTGGATCGGCAGGCGCAGCGCACCCAGAGTTCCGTGGCTGTTTCCGCCGACCGTAGCCAATGGGTGCTTTGCAATGCCTCCCCAGATGTGCGCGTCCAGCTAGCTCTTGCGGAGGAACTAAGCCCGCAGGAAGGCGGGCTCCGGGGGACTCCCATCCGGGCGGTCGCCCTTACGGACGCACAGATTGATCATACGGTAGGGCTTTTGAGCTTGAGGGAAGGCTCCCGACTAGAAGTCATTTGCACACCGGAAGTGGAAAGACTTCTTCGAGAAGACTTTCCCATCTTTCCAACGTTGGAAAAGTATCTTTCGCTTACGATCTGGCACTACCCTGTGACGATCGGCAATCTTTCCATTGAGGCTCTGGATCTTGAGGGTTCCCCTCCTCCCTATGCAGCAGGCAAGGCAACTTGCGGACAAGTTGTTGCACTTTCCCTTTTCTCCCCCGAGGGCAAACAAGTGGTCTATGCGCCTGCCCTACCGAAGATCTCACCCGCTTTTGTTTCTTTTGTCTCCGGCGCACACTGCCTTCTGGTAGATGGTACGTTTTGGTCCGAAAACGAGCTTCCTTCCCTAGGGGTTCATACACGGACCGCCCGGGAAATGGGTCATCTGCCCATAGCCGGGCCCGAAGGGAGTCTTCGTTGGCTCGCCAAGCTCGAGGTGCCGAAGAAGATATACGTGCACATCAATAACACCAATCCCATTCTGGATCCTCTTTCCAAAGAACGGGCCCATGTGGAAAGCCAGGGTCTAACCATTGCTTCCGATGGGATGAAGATACGCGTGTAA
- the pqqD gene encoding pyrroloquinoline quinone biosynthesis peptide chaperone PqqD has product MNPEVAGIVPKLSPKVRLRWDNVRNRPMLLYPEGVLLLNLTGYRILQLCNGQRALADILAELQKEFPPSDTMKRDVLEFLERLRQKRFILWEEGEQAEKAESP; this is encoded by the coding sequence ATGAACCCAGAGGTAGCAGGAATTGTGCCAAAACTTTCTCCGAAAGTTCGCTTGCGATGGGACAACGTGCGGAATCGACCCATGCTCCTTTATCCTGAGGGTGTTCTCCTATTAAACCTGACCGGCTATCGCATCCTCCAGCTCTGTAACGGACAGCGTGCTCTGGCAGATATCCTGGCGGAACTCCAAAAGGAGTTCCCTCCTAGCGACACCATGAAACGCGATGTGCTGGAATTTTTGGAGCGTTTACGCCAGAAACGCTTTATCCTTTGGGAAGAGGGTGAACAGGCCGAAAAAGCGGAGTCCCCATGA
- the pqqE gene encoding pyrroloquinoline quinone biosynthesis protein PqqE: MNQTSSNGFGPPSGKVEPPLSLLCELTYRCPLQCPYCSNPVGFARTGAELSTEEWKHTLSQAAQLGVVQAHFSGGEPLVRHDLVELVEHAHQQGLYINLSTGGTLLTRSLVASLKQAGLDSIQLSLQGADPTLSDEMSGSKGSFSKKIEVAHWIHEVGLPLTLNVVLHRRNIDQLEAILVLAEQLHAERLELANTQYYGWALLNRASLLPTRLQLERAHATLARTRERLRDKMEILWVLPDYYETYPKPCLGGWAQRFLTVTPDGLALPCQVARQLPMLVFPNVKEKTLEEIWFHSEAFQKFRGVEWMPEPCRSCPRRFIDFGGCRCQAYLLTGDPARTDPVCMYSPDHWLIEKAVEEAQENGEKTLTYRTRGASRRLTANQPVGVAGGVWEKLGSG; the protein is encoded by the coding sequence ATGAACCAAACCTCGAGCAATGGCTTTGGACCCCCATCGGGGAAGGTTGAGCCTCCGCTTTCGCTTCTGTGCGAACTTACATACCGGTGTCCCCTCCAATGTCCCTACTGTAGCAACCCGGTTGGTTTTGCGCGTACAGGCGCTGAGCTTTCCACCGAAGAATGGAAGCATACCCTTTCACAAGCGGCCCAACTCGGAGTGGTTCAGGCCCACTTTTCCGGAGGGGAACCCTTGGTCCGCCACGACCTAGTCGAGCTGGTGGAACACGCTCACCAACAGGGGCTTTACATCAACCTTAGCACCGGAGGAACCCTTCTTACCCGATCCCTTGTGGCGTCTTTGAAGCAGGCTGGTTTGGATAGCATCCAACTTTCCCTTCAAGGGGCCGATCCCACCCTTTCCGATGAGATGAGCGGTTCCAAGGGTTCTTTTTCGAAAAAGATCGAAGTTGCTCACTGGATCCACGAAGTGGGTCTTCCTCTTACGCTCAATGTTGTTTTGCACCGGAGAAATATCGACCAGCTCGAAGCCATCCTTGTTCTTGCGGAACAACTGCACGCAGAACGACTCGAGCTAGCCAACACCCAGTATTATGGTTGGGCGCTTCTGAACCGGGCGTCTCTTCTTCCAACACGCCTTCAATTGGAACGCGCCCATGCCACCCTAGCAAGAACGCGGGAACGGCTTCGGGACAAAATGGAGATCCTGTGGGTTCTCCCTGACTACTACGAGACCTATCCCAAACCTTGTCTTGGAGGATGGGCACAAAGATTTCTTACGGTGACCCCCGACGGTTTAGCCTTACCCTGCCAGGTAGCGCGACAATTGCCTATGCTGGTCTTTCCCAACGTCAAAGAAAAGACCCTAGAGGAAATCTGGTTCCATTCCGAAGCTTTCCAAAAGTTTCGCGGCGTCGAATGGATGCCCGAGCCTTGTCGGAGCTGCCCAAGACGCTTCATCGATTTTGGCGGGTGCCGGTGCCAGGCGTATTTATTGACCGGAGATCCCGCACGAACTGACCCGGTATGCATGTATTCGCCCGATCACTGGTTGATTGAAAAAGCCGTGGAGGAAGCGCAAGAAAATGGTGAAAAAACGTTGACCTATCGGACCAGGGGGGCATCGCGGCGGTTAACGGCCAACCAGCCGGTCGGGGTAGCTGGCGGGGTTTGGGAAAAACTGGGAAGCGGGTAG